One Brevinematales bacterium genomic window carries:
- a CDS encoding glycosyltransferase family 4 protein: protein MRVLIVPSGIPEDYSVQMANALSRKGVEVGIVLKESSYNEIEPFLSQNLSVFKIPREPFGLLRTIHRIISFKPDIVHFNDGVDNVSILMLIIFLFSKARIVTTFHDVIIHPGDENLKKMVVRYILRRKSRKIFVHGKVLKEEFVRKYKVSDDFVVSIVMGNHNSYLFEYYSKDSSNVVKDKNTLNILFFGWIAPRKGVDILLEAVLELVEEGYKNLKLIVAGKVGSGFGYNELVDKINKLSGDERLKDIVEIRLRYIPWNEGGQLYKWADVVVLPYTEISQSGVVGIAYHFSKPVIATNLGALPEIVEDKRTGLLIDGGSVHSIKEGIKSSIIFLLNNPQKIEEFGKNAKNFVETEMNWDRIVNTIINSYSELD, encoded by the coding sequence ATGAGAGTTTTGATTGTGCCTTCGGGTATTCCTGAGGATTATTCAGTCCAGATGGCTAATGCTCTATCAAGGAAAGGGGTGGAAGTTGGAATTGTATTGAAGGAATCTTCGTATAATGAGATTGAACCATTCTTAAGTCAGAATCTATCTGTCTTTAAGATACCGAGAGAACCTTTTGGTTTGCTTAGAACCATACATAGAATTATCAGCTTTAAACCAGATATCGTTCATTTCAACGACGGTGTTGATAATGTTTCTATACTAATGCTTATAATTTTCTTGTTTTCAAAAGCTAGGATAGTTACTACTTTTCACGATGTTATAATACATCCTGGTGATGAGAACCTTAAGAAAATGGTAGTCAGGTACATATTAAGAAGGAAGTCAAGAAAAATATTCGTTCACGGTAAGGTGTTAAAAGAGGAGTTCGTTAGAAAATATAAGGTTAGTGACGATTTTGTAGTTTCAATAGTAATGGGTAATCATAACTCGTATTTGTTTGAATACTATTCAAAAGACAGTAGTAATGTTGTTAAAGATAAGAATACTTTAAACATTCTGTTTTTTGGATGGATTGCTCCTAGGAAGGGGGTGGATATATTACTTGAAGCAGTATTGGAACTTGTGGAAGAAGGTTACAAAAATCTCAAGTTGATAGTTGCTGGTAAAGTTGGTTCAGGATTTGGTTACAATGAGTTGGTTGATAAGATAAACAAACTTTCGGGTGATGAGCGCCTTAAAGATATCGTTGAGATAAGGTTAAGGTATATTCCCTGGAATGAGGGAGGACAACTCTACAAGTGGGCTGATGTAGTAGTTTTGCCTTATACTGAGATTTCTCAAAGTGGTGTTGTAGGTATTGCTTATCACTTTTCAAAACCTGTTATAGCAACAAATTTAGGTGCTCTTCCTGAAATAGTTGAAGATAAGCGTACGGGCTTGCTCATAGATGGAGGCAGTGTACATTCCATTAAAGAAGGAATTAAGTCGTCAATAATTTTCTTATTAAACAACCCGCAAAAGATTGAGGAGTTTGGCAAGAATGCTAAAAACTTTGTGGAAACTGAAATGAATTGGGATAGAATTGTGAATACTATTATAAATTCTTACAGTGAATTGGACTGA
- a CDS encoding oligosaccharide flippase family protein, translating into MSLIKKNYIYNLLMNFSSLLIPLVTFPYVTRVLGPESIGKVNFANSIVEFFTLFFHFGIYPYGVRELSKVRDNQVLFNKRFSELVIINTFLVFSLLILFVITVELFDKFKSERLLFYVVGLNIIIFTLGFDWLFISRENYSYVSIRMIITRLIGVVLLLLLVTKEQDYILYAFLSLFIGGLVSYLINPFFYRRYASLYLSDIDLLQHIKPLVLTLIVSFLTRAYLNLDVTTLGFLSNYESVGFYVVGLKIVLLFQSLVLSFSSVIAPRIAYYSESMNKEEIRNFVRKSIEFAWFLSAPILFGILILSREVVVVVSGMDFISSVPVLIIISGIFITTPILSVLSQYLYYTGGEKKYIKFVVTPTIIISLILYAILIPSYNYIGAAIARIISEIVHFWLYVISTKEVGLKNIFSVRSLKYLGIGLIMFVVLLLFGKLVIIDSPLIKIITYTTIGGVIYFGVNLITRDYFAMEVIKFAHSLIFRRSL; encoded by the coding sequence ATGTCGTTGATAAAGAAGAACTACATATACAATCTTTTGATGAACTTTTCTAGTTTGCTTATCCCTCTAGTAACATTCCCTTATGTAACTAGGGTGCTTGGACCTGAAAGTATTGGTAAAGTGAATTTTGCTAACTCTATAGTGGAATTCTTCACATTGTTTTTCCACTTTGGTATCTATCCTTATGGTGTTAGAGAATTATCAAAAGTAAGAGATAATCAAGTGCTTTTCAACAAAAGATTTTCGGAACTGGTTATAATTAACACTTTCTTAGTATTTTCTTTACTAATCTTGTTTGTAATAACAGTGGAACTTTTTGACAAGTTTAAGTCTGAGAGATTACTTTTTTATGTCGTAGGATTGAACATAATTATATTCACATTAGGTTTTGATTGGCTCTTTATATCTCGTGAGAATTATTCTTATGTTTCCATCAGGATGATAATAACTAGATTGATAGGTGTAGTTCTTCTTCTACTTCTCGTTACAAAAGAGCAGGATTACATTCTATATGCGTTTCTGAGCCTCTTTATAGGTGGTCTGGTATCATACCTTATAAATCCTTTCTTCTATCGCAGATATGCGAGTCTATATCTATCAGATATAGATCTACTACAGCATATCAAGCCTCTAGTTCTAACTTTGATAGTGAGCTTTTTGACTAGAGCTTATCTGAATTTGGATGTGACTACTTTAGGTTTCTTGTCTAACTATGAAAGTGTTGGATTTTATGTTGTAGGATTGAAAATAGTATTGTTATTTCAGAGTCTTGTTTTGTCCTTTTCTAGTGTTATTGCTCCTAGAATAGCTTACTATTCTGAATCAATGAATAAAGAGGAGATTAGAAACTTTGTTAGAAAGTCAATAGAGTTTGCTTGGTTTCTATCGGCCCCGATACTCTTTGGCATACTTATTCTGTCACGAGAGGTTGTAGTCGTTGTATCTGGGATGGATTTTATATCTTCTGTTCCTGTATTGATTATCATTTCAGGTATTTTCATTACGACTCCTATCTTATCTGTATTAAGTCAGTATCTATATTACACTGGAGGTGAAAAGAAATATATAAAGTTTGTGGTAACACCTACCATAATAATTTCTTTAATCTTGTATGCTATATTAATACCTTCTTACAACTACATAGGTGCTGCTATAGCTAGAATAATTTCTGAAATAGTTCATTTTTGGTTATATGTTATTTCTACCAAAGAAGTCGGTTTAAAAAATATCTTTTCAGTAAGAAGTCTCAAATATCTGGGAATAGGACTAATTATGTTCGTAGTTTTGTTATTGTTTGGTAAATTAGTAATCATTGACTCTCCGTTAATAAAAATCATTACTTACACCACAATAGGAGGGGTGATATATTTTGGTGTAAACCTTATTACTAGAGACTATTTTGCGATGGAGGTTATTAAATTTGCTCATAGTTTGATATTTAGGAGGAGTTTATGA